A genomic region of Colletotrichum destructivum chromosome 1, complete sequence contains the following coding sequences:
- a CDS encoding Putative ribosome maturation protein Sdo1/SBDS, which translates to MSRMINQPSNQIKLTNVSLVRLKKGKKRFEIACYKNKVMEWRSGIETDLDNVLQIPNVFLNVSKGQTAPKEDLEKAFGKTKSTDDIVLEILKKGEMQVGGKERAEQLERVHNEVIGIVASRLVDPRTKRVYTTGMIEKALDMLSSAAHGEEGADAKKSGSKTASGAGTPAAGEDGDAKPREKGIHWTGVTTTKSAKSQALEAMKALIAAQPIPVQRARMRLRVTCATSVLKQAVKEKPAAAKDKGKGGDNNNNDDDEPKQKPGTVKDRILGFVEQVESQDVLGSEWEVVGFVEPGAFKGLGDFIAGETKGMGRVEVLDMAVIHED; encoded by the coding sequence ATGTCGCGGATGATCAACCAGCCGTCGAACCAGATCAAGCTGACTAACGTGTCGCTTGTGCGCctgaagaagggcaagaagcgcTTCGAGATCGCGTGCTACAAGAACAAAGTCATGGAGTGGCGGTCCGGGATCGAGACGGACCTGGACAACGTTCTGCAAATCCCCAACGTGTTCCTCAACGTGTCCAAGGGTCAGACAGCGCCCAAGGAGGACCTGGAGAAGGCGTTTGGTAAGACCAAGAGCACGGACGACATCGTGCTGGAGATCTTGAAAAAGGGTGAGATGCAGGTCGGCGGGAAGGAGAGGGCAGAGCAGCTAGAAAGAGTGCACAACGAGGTCATCGGCATTGTTGCGAGTCGGCTTGTGGATCCGAGGACGAAAAGGGTCTACACGACCGGGATGATTGAGAAGGCGTTGGACATGTTGTCGTCCGCGGCGCACGGGGAAGAAGGCGCGGACGCGAAGAAGAGCgggtcgaagacggcgagcggcgcggggacgccggcggccggtgAGGACGGGGACGCGAAGCCGCGCGAGAAGGGGATCCACTGGACGGGCGTGACGACGACCAAGTCGGCCAAGTCGCAGGCGCTGgaggcgatgaaggcgctgATTGCGGCGCAGCCGATCCCCGTGCAGAGGGCGCGGATGAGGCTGAGGGTGACGTGCGCGACGAGCGTGCTGAAGcaggccgtcaaggagaagcccgccgccgccaaggataagggcaagggcggcgacaacaacaacaatgacgacgacgagccgaAGCAGAAGCCCGGCACGGTCAAGGACCGGATTCTGGGGTTCGTGGAGCAGGTCGAGAGCCAGGACGTGCTGGGCTCCGAGTGGGAGGTGGTCGGCTTCGTGGAGCCCGGGGCGTTCAAGGGCTTGGGTGACTTCATCGCCGGGGAGACGaaggggatggggagggTCGAAGTCTTGGACATGGCCGTAATTCACGAGGAttag
- a CDS encoding Putative peptidase S10, serine carboxypeptidase, propeptide, carboxypeptidase Y, translating into MRFSASALVLGAASTAVALDQQVLGGNDSPFDSIKVAGQNWLSTFEEKFGQMTTEAKAVWDEITLLAPDAVESFKKNAIPPKPKPAHRKSDKKWDHVVKGADVQDMWVEKNGEKHRKIAGDLKNFNLRAKKVDPAALGVDKVKQYSGYLDDEENDKHLFYWFFESRNDPKNDPVVLWLNGGPGCSSLTGLFMELGPASIDKKLKIVNNEWSWNNNASVIFLDQPVNVGYSYSGSSVSNTVAAGKDVYALLSLFFHQFPEYSKQDFHIAGESYAGHYIPVFASEILSHEDRNINLKSVLIGNGLTDGLTQYGYYRPMACGEGGYPSVLDESECQAMDNALPRCQSLIKNCYESGSVWSCVPASIYCNNALIGPYQRTGQNVYDIRGKCEDSSNLCYSALGWISEYLNQDEVKDALGAEVDSYDSCNFDINRNFLFAGDWFQPFHRIVPKLLEKIPVLIYAGDADYICNWLGNRAWTEALEWPGQKGFNKAEVKGLSVGKSKEYGKVKSSGNFTFMQLYGAGHMVPMDQPEASSDFFNRWLGGEWVA; encoded by the exons ATGAggttctcggcctccgccctcgtcctcggcgccgcctctACCGCGGTCGCTTTGGACCAGCAGGTCCTTGGTGGCAACGACAGCCCCTTCGACTCCATCAAGGTCGCCGGCCAGAACTGGCTCTCAACCTTTGAGGAGAAGTTTGGCCAGATGACCACCGAGGCTAAGGCTGTCTGGGACGAGATTACCCTGCTCGCCCCCGACGCCGTTGAGTCCTTCAAGAAGAACGCTATcccccccaagcccaagcccgccCACCGCAAGTCCGACAAGAAGTGGGACCACGTTGTTAAGGGCGCCGATGTCCAGGACATGTGGGTTGAGAAGAACGGCGAGAAGCATCGCAAgatcgccggcgacctcAAGAACTTCAACCTGCGCGCCAAGAAGGTCGACCCTGCGGCTCTCGGTGTTGACAAGGTTAAGCAGTACAGCGGTTacctcgatgacgaggagaacgACAAGCACCTCTTCTATT GGTTCTTCGAGTCTCGCAACGACCCCAAGAACGACCCGGTCGTCTTGTGGCTCAACGGTGGCCCTGGCTGCTCTTCCCTGACCGGACTGTTCATGGAGCTCGGCCCTGCGTCTATcgacaagaagctcaagatcGTCAACAACGAGTGGTCGTGGAACAACAATGCCTCCGTCATCTTCCTTGACCAGCCCGTCAACGTTGGCTACTCTTACTCGggctcctccgtctccaacacggtcgccgccggcaaggacGTTTATGCCCtgctctccctcttcttccaccaGTTCCCCGAGTACTCCAAGCAGGACTTCCACATTGCTGGCGAGTCGTACGCCGGTCACTACATCCCTGTCTTCGCCTCGGAGATTCTCTCCCACGAGGACCGTAACATCAACCTGAAGAGTGTCCTTATCGGCAACGGTCTGACCGATGGCTTGACCCAGTACGGCTACTACCGCCCCATGGCGTGCGGTGAGGGTGGCTATCCCTCTGTCCTCGACGAGAGCGAGTGCCAGGCCATGGACAACGCTCTTCCTCGCTGCCAGAGCCTGATCAAGAACTGCTACGAGTCCGGCAGTGTCTGGTCCTGCGTTCCCGCCAGCATCTACTGCAACAACGCCCTCATCGGCCCCTACCAGCGCACTGGCCAGAACGTGTACGACATCCGTGGCAAGTGTGAGGACAGTAGCAACCTCTGCTACTCTGCTCTTGGCTGGATCAGTGAGTACCTGAACCAAGACGAAGTCAAGGACGCCCTCGGTGCCGAGGTCGACAGCTACGACAGCTGCAACTTTGACATCAACCGCAACTTCCTCTTCGCGGGCGACTGGTTCCAGCCCTTCCACCGCATAGTCCCCAAGCTTCTTGAGAAGATCCCCGTTCTCATCTACGCTGGTGACGCTGACTATATTTGCAACTGGCTCGGTAATCGCGCTTGGACCGAGGCTCTCGAGTGGCCTGGCCAGAAGGGCTTCAACAAGGCCGAAGTCAAGGGCCTGTCTGTTGGCAAGAGCAAGGAGTACGGCAAGGTCAAGTCCAGCGGCAACTTCACCTTCATGCAGCTCTACGGCGCCGGACACATGGTGCCCATGGACCAGCCGGAGGCCTCGTCTGACTTCTTTAACCGCTGGCTTGGCGGTGAGTGGGTTGCGTAA
- a CDS encoding Putative small ribosomal subunit protein uS13, whose amino-acid sequence MSLVSGEKSNFQFILRLLNTNVRGQEKVMYALTKIGGVGRRYSNIVCKKADVDLNKRAGELTSEELERIVTIIQNPTQYKIPGWFLNRQRDIVDGKDSQILANGVASKLRDDLERLKKIRAHRGLRHYWGLRVRGQHTKTTGRRGRTVGVSKKKGG is encoded by the exons ATGTCGCTCGTCTCGGGGGAGAAGT CGAACTTCCAGTTCATTCTCCGTCTTCTGA ACACCAACGTTCGTGGTCAGGAGAAGGTTATGTACGCGCTCACCAAGAttggtggtgttggtcgTCGTTACTCCAACATTGTGTGCAAGAAGGCCGATG TCGACCTGAACAAGCGCGCCGGTGAGCTCACCTCGGAAGAGCTCGAGCGTatcgtcaccatcatccAGAACCCCACCCAGTACAAGATCCCCGGCTGGTTCCTTAACCGTCAgcgcgacatcgtcgacggcaaggacaGCCAGatcctcgccaacggcgtcgCCTCCAAGCTCcgcgacgacctcgagcgcctcAAGAAGATCCGCGCCCACCGTGGTCTCCGTCACTACTGGGGCCTCCGCGTCCGCGGTCAGCACACCAAGAccaccggccgccgcggccgtacGGTCGGTgtctccaagaagaagggtggTTAA